A genomic segment from Streptomyces sp. NBC_00654 encodes:
- a CDS encoding phytanoyl-CoA dioxygenase family protein, with product MDDTTLVSRFLRDGFVKLEGAVAPRVATDCTRLLWRETGCDPDDPATWTRPVHWVAGMAQGPFAAAPNSPSLHRAYELLVGAGGWEPRYSLGTFPLRFPHEEEPDDAGWHIEGSYLPEGESWYFTNLRSRGRALLMLFLFSEVGEEDAPTRIRVGSHLDVPKVLEKYGEDGASGLTLAPDLVAASDHRPLALATGSPGDVFLCHPFLVHAAQPHHGARPRFMAQPPLMPAAPYELERADGAYSPVETAIRRGLGHDAPIQ from the coding sequence ATGGATGACACGACCTTGGTATCCCGTTTCCTCCGCGACGGCTTCGTGAAGTTGGAAGGCGCCGTCGCGCCGCGCGTGGCCACGGACTGTACGCGGCTGCTGTGGCGGGAAACGGGCTGCGACCCGGACGATCCAGCGACATGGACGCGGCCCGTGCACTGGGTGGCAGGCATGGCGCAGGGGCCGTTCGCCGCCGCACCCAACTCCCCGTCCCTGCACCGCGCGTACGAGCTGCTCGTCGGTGCGGGAGGCTGGGAGCCGCGCTACTCGCTGGGCACGTTCCCCCTGCGCTTCCCGCACGAGGAGGAGCCGGACGACGCCGGCTGGCACATCGAGGGGAGCTATCTGCCGGAGGGCGAGAGCTGGTACTTCACGAATCTGCGCTCCCGGGGCCGGGCACTGCTGATGCTGTTCCTGTTCAGCGAGGTCGGTGAGGAGGACGCCCCGACCCGGATCCGGGTCGGCTCACACCTCGACGTGCCGAAGGTGCTCGAGAAGTACGGGGAGGACGGGGCGAGCGGGCTGACCCTCGCGCCCGATCTGGTGGCGGCGTCCGACCACCGGCCGCTCGCCCTCGCCACCGGGTCCCCGGGCGACGTCTTCCTGTGCCATCCGTTCCTGGTGCACGCGGCGCAACCGCACCACGGGGCGCGGCCGCGCTTCATGGCCCAGCCGCCGCTGATGCCGGCCGCACCGTACGAACTGGAGCGGGCCGACGGCGCGTACTCACCCGTGGAGACCGCGATCCGTCGGGGCCTGGGACACGACGCCCCCATTCAGTGA
- a CDS encoding cyclase family protein codes for MDLIDLTRTLDPDDLERLPPEMRTLGGVLAPDVTYAHPAGAGRQEFAAAMACGVEDLPGGEGWGSEILNGFSSHLGTHVDAPLHYGSTCEGRPARTITDIALRELWCEAVVLDLRGRCTANTAIPVSALRDAVDEIGGAVPRNGAVLLRTGQEEFGLRDAEFFQYPGMSREGTLFLAELGAKVLGSDAAGWDLPFPVMAEAFRASGDNAVLWDGHRAGREREVFIVQQLANLAALPPTGFRVAFFPLKLARASAAPARVVAFV; via the coding sequence GTGGACCTCATAGATCTCACGAGGACTCTGGACCCGGACGATCTTGAGCGGCTGCCGCCGGAAATGCGTACGTTGGGAGGGGTCCTGGCGCCCGACGTCACCTACGCCCATCCGGCCGGCGCGGGCCGTCAGGAGTTCGCCGCGGCGATGGCGTGCGGGGTGGAGGATCTGCCGGGTGGCGAGGGATGGGGCTCGGAGATCCTGAACGGTTTCAGCTCGCACCTGGGTACGCACGTGGACGCGCCGCTGCACTACGGATCGACCTGCGAGGGCCGCCCCGCACGCACCATTACCGACATTGCGCTCCGGGAGCTGTGGTGCGAGGCGGTCGTGCTGGATCTACGTGGCCGATGCACGGCAAACACCGCGATCCCGGTATCGGCGCTCCGGGACGCCGTCGACGAGATCGGCGGAGCGGTGCCGCGGAACGGGGCGGTGCTGCTGCGCACGGGCCAGGAAGAGTTCGGGCTGCGGGACGCGGAGTTCTTCCAGTATCCGGGAATGAGCCGGGAGGGGACCCTGTTCCTGGCCGAACTGGGCGCGAAGGTGCTCGGCTCCGACGCCGCAGGCTGGGACCTGCCCTTCCCGGTGATGGCCGAGGCGTTCCGGGCCAGTGGCGACAACGCGGTGCTGTGGGACGGGCACCGGGCGGGCCGTGAGCGGGAAGTCTTCATCGTCCAACAGCTGGCCAACCTGGCCGCGCTCCCCCCGACCGGTTTCCGGGTCGCGTTCTTCCCCCTGAAGCTCGCCCGCGCCAGCGCGGCCCCCGCTCGCGTCGTCGCGTTCGTATGA
- a CDS encoding TetR/AcrR family transcriptional regulator: protein MEAAFELVADGGAAAMSIQAVAVRSGISRGSVAWHFGSKDGLLVAVVEEAFRRGTEFLVQRLETEPRGATALMRANHALMSRPEARIFSTLLLEAVTRESEVGETYARQYVALRRVYSDYLRSVTPELTAMFDADALAVAMLGTTLGINIQHRLDPDAVDRAGAVHVVEALYDAALASTGDTASNGE from the coding sequence ATGGAGGCGGCATTCGAACTCGTCGCGGACGGGGGCGCGGCGGCCATGTCGATTCAGGCGGTGGCTGTACGTTCCGGTATCAGCCGGGGGTCTGTGGCCTGGCACTTCGGCTCGAAGGACGGGTTGCTGGTGGCTGTGGTCGAGGAGGCTTTCCGCCGTGGTACCGAGTTCCTGGTCCAGCGTCTTGAGACGGAACCGCGTGGTGCCACAGCGTTGATGCGGGCGAACCACGCGCTGATGTCGCGCCCGGAGGCCCGGATCTTTTCCACGCTTCTCCTGGAAGCGGTCACGAGGGAGTCCGAGGTCGGGGAGACCTATGCGCGGCAGTACGTCGCCCTTCGGCGTGTGTACTCCGACTACCTGCGTTCAGTGACCCCGGAACTGACCGCGATGTTCGATGCCGATGCCCTGGCCGTAGCCATGCTCGGCACCACCCTGGGCATCAACATCCAGCACCGGCTCGACCCGGACGCGGTGGACCGCGCAGGCGCGGTCCACGTGGTGGAGGCGCTCTATGACGCGGCGCTGGCGTCAACAGGGGACACGGCAAGTAACGGAGAGTAG
- a CDS encoding ABC transporter permease: MIAYLVRRGLGVAGVLLAICAVTFVIFYLLPADPAAAACGKTCSPERLAEVRHFMGLDQPVWRQFGDYLVGIFTGRELGSGPHALQCGFPCLGYSYENALPVWDLLMDRLPVSASLAFGAACLWLVLGLSAGVTAALRKGGLLDRTLMVGAVATASLPVYFTAVMLLYGLVRLTGLLPYPTYVPLTDDPLGWATNLVLPWIALALLYAAMYARQSRSSMIETMAQPYIRTARAKGMPARVVVVKHGLRSALMPVLTLFGMDLGALLAGAVITESIFGIPGVGRLFYDALQRSDQPVVLGVTLLAAFFIVAANVVIDLLYAVVDPRVRN; encoded by the coding sequence GTGATCGCCTACCTGGTCCGCAGAGGACTCGGCGTGGCCGGAGTCCTGCTCGCCATCTGCGCCGTCACCTTCGTCATCTTCTACTTGCTGCCCGCCGATCCTGCGGCAGCGGCGTGCGGCAAGACATGCAGCCCCGAACGGCTGGCCGAGGTACGCCACTTCATGGGGCTCGACCAGCCCGTCTGGAGACAGTTCGGCGACTACCTCGTCGGGATCTTCACCGGCCGGGAGCTCGGCAGCGGCCCCCACGCGCTGCAGTGCGGCTTCCCCTGCCTGGGCTACTCCTACGAGAACGCCCTGCCGGTGTGGGACCTGTTGATGGACCGCCTGCCCGTCTCCGCCTCCCTGGCCTTCGGCGCCGCCTGCCTGTGGCTGGTGCTCGGGCTGAGCGCCGGAGTGACCGCCGCCCTGCGAAAGGGGGGACTGCTCGACCGCACACTCATGGTCGGCGCCGTGGCCACCGCCTCGCTGCCCGTCTACTTCACCGCGGTGATGCTCCTGTACGGCCTGGTCAGGCTGACCGGGCTGCTGCCCTACCCCACCTACGTACCGCTCACCGACGACCCACTGGGCTGGGCGACCAACCTGGTGCTGCCGTGGATCGCCCTGGCGCTGCTCTACGCCGCGATGTACGCCCGCCAGAGCCGCAGTTCGATGATCGAGACGATGGCACAGCCATACATCCGGACCGCCCGCGCCAAGGGCATGCCCGCCCGCGTCGTCGTGGTCAAACACGGACTGCGCTCCGCGCTGATGCCGGTGCTCACGCTCTTCGGCATGGACCTCGGCGCGCTGCTGGCCGGCGCCGTCATCACCGAGTCCATCTTCGGTATCCCCGGTGTGGGCCGACTGTTCTACGACGCCCTCCAACGCTCCGACCAGCCCGTCGTACTCGGCGTCACTCTGCTGGCGGCGTTCTTCATCGTGGCCGCCAACGTCGTCATCGACCTCCTGTACGCCGTCGTCGACCCCAGAGTGAGGAACTGA
- a CDS encoding ABC transporter ATP-binding protein has protein sequence MKPPLPKSTHTPPRSREEGSAPAAAPETAPAAGGAAPLLSVRDLVKTFPGRRVLGRPAAPVRAVDGVDFELAAGETLGLVGESGCGKSTTGRMLVRLLEPTAGTVEFDGQDITHLSPRRLRPTRRHLQIIFQDPYASLNPRQTVARIIAEPLLVQGSTDRAAREKAAELLDLVGLGAQHLDRHPHQFSGGQAQRIGIARALATGPRLIVADEPVSALDVSVQAQVVNLMERLRHELGLSFLFIAHDLSVVKRVCDRVAVMYLGRIVEIGDKHEVYDTPAHPYTRALLSAVPLPDPAAERRRERIILLGDPPSPAAPPSGCSFHPRCPKAQAVCRTERPLLDIVGPGARKAACHFPGTT, from the coding sequence ATGAAACCCCCACTCCCGAAGTCCACCCACACGCCCCCGCGTTCACGGGAGGAAGGATCCGCACCGGCCGCGGCCCCGGAAACCGCCCCCGCGGCCGGAGGGGCGGCGCCCCTGCTGTCCGTACGCGACCTGGTGAAGACCTTCCCCGGCCGCCGCGTCCTGGGACGCCCCGCCGCACCGGTCCGCGCGGTGGACGGCGTCGATTTCGAACTCGCCGCGGGTGAGACCCTCGGCCTGGTCGGAGAGTCCGGCTGCGGCAAGTCCACCACCGGCCGGATGCTGGTCCGGCTGCTGGAACCCACCGCCGGCACCGTCGAGTTCGACGGTCAGGACATCACCCATCTGTCCCCGCGCCGGCTGCGGCCCACCCGCCGCCACCTCCAGATCATCTTCCAGGACCCCTATGCCTCGCTGAACCCCCGGCAGACAGTGGCCCGGATCATCGCCGAACCGCTGCTGGTGCAGGGAAGCACGGACCGGGCCGCCCGGGAGAAGGCCGCCGAACTGCTGGACCTGGTGGGCCTGGGTGCCCAGCACCTCGACCGGCATCCGCACCAGTTCTCCGGTGGCCAGGCCCAGCGCATCGGCATCGCCCGCGCCCTCGCGACCGGCCCCCGCCTGATCGTCGCCGACGAACCGGTCTCCGCTCTCGACGTGTCCGTCCAGGCCCAGGTAGTCAACCTGATGGAGCGCCTGCGCCACGAACTTGGCCTGTCCTTCCTCTTCATCGCCCACGACCTGTCCGTCGTGAAACGGGTGTGCGACCGCGTGGCGGTGATGTACCTGGGCCGCATCGTCGAGATCGGCGACAAGCACGAGGTGTACGACACGCCCGCCCACCCCTACACCCGGGCGCTGCTCTCGGCCGTCCCGTTGCCGGACCCGGCGGCGGAGCGGCGCCGGGAACGGATCATCCTGCTCGGCGACCCGCCGAGCCCCGCTGCACCCCCCAGTGGCTGCAGCTTCCATCCGCGTTGCCCGAAGGCGCAGGCAGTCTGCCGCACCGAGCGACCACTGCTCGACATCGTGGGTCCCGGCGCCCGCAAGGCCGCCTGCCACTTTCCCGGGACAACCTGA
- a CDS encoding ABC transporter ATP-binding protein, whose amino-acid sequence MRTTTEPAQPLLRVSDLRVAFDTPTGAVQAVDGVSFTVEAGRTLGLVGESGSGKSVTSLAVMGLHRRARVSGSITFAGQELLDLTDRRFGRLRGRRMAMVFQDPLSALHPAYTVGEQIAEAHRHHFGSGRRAARKRAVDMLGEVGIPEPARRAGEYPHQFSGGMRQRAVIAMALSCEPELLIADEPTTALDVTVQAQILELIARLQQERGLGVLMITHDLGVVARVAHDVLVMYGGRGAEQATVDELFRSPAHPYTRGLLDSLPRLDDPDDAPLRAIPGSPPSPADPIPGCPFAPRCPRAAEATEPERTRCAEEKPLPRDVPGEGGRLVACHLPLTAVPGTSHSGSPGRAPVPAEEAR is encoded by the coding sequence GTGCGGACCACCACTGAACCGGCCCAACCCCTGCTGCGCGTCAGCGATCTGCGGGTCGCCTTCGACACCCCCACCGGAGCGGTCCAGGCGGTCGACGGAGTCTCCTTCACCGTGGAGGCCGGCCGCACCCTGGGCCTGGTCGGCGAATCCGGCTCGGGCAAGTCGGTCACCTCCCTGGCCGTGATGGGCCTGCACCGCCGAGCCCGGGTGAGCGGGTCGATCACCTTTGCCGGGCAGGAACTCCTCGACCTGACCGACCGTCGGTTCGGCCGGCTGCGCGGGCGCCGGATGGCCATGGTCTTCCAGGATCCGCTGTCCGCGCTGCACCCCGCCTACACGGTCGGCGAGCAGATCGCCGAGGCCCACCGCCACCACTTCGGCAGCGGCCGACGGGCCGCCCGCAAACGGGCCGTGGACATGCTCGGCGAGGTCGGCATCCCCGAACCGGCACGCCGGGCGGGAGAATACCCGCACCAGTTCTCCGGCGGGATGCGCCAACGCGCCGTGATCGCCATGGCTCTTTCCTGCGAACCCGAACTGCTGATCGCCGACGAACCGACCACCGCGCTCGACGTCACCGTCCAGGCGCAGATCCTCGAACTGATCGCCCGGCTCCAGCAGGAACGAGGACTGGGCGTCCTGATGATCACCCACGACCTGGGCGTGGTGGCGCGCGTCGCCCACGACGTCCTCGTCATGTACGGGGGGCGCGGCGCCGAACAGGCAACGGTCGATGAACTGTTCCGCAGCCCCGCGCACCCCTACACCCGGGGCCTCCTGGACTCCCTGCCCCGGCTGGACGATCCCGACGACGCACCGCTGCGCGCCATTCCCGGCAGCCCGCCGTCGCCCGCAGACCCGATACCGGGCTGCCCCTTCGCGCCCCGCTGCCCACGGGCGGCCGAAGCCACCGAGCCCGAGCGGACCCGCTGCGCGGAGGAAAAGCCCCTGCCGAGGGACGTTCCCGGCGAGGGCGGCCGGCTGGTCGCCTGTCATCTGCCCCTGACGGCCGTCCCGGGCACGTCGCACTCCGGCTCGCCCGGCAGGGCCCCCGTACCGGCCGAGGAGGCCCGATGA
- a CDS encoding fumarylacetoacetate hydrolase family protein: MKLATVIHDTGEHPAAVLEEERRVILLDRAARILSPEPDPTLQSVLAIIEGGAAARAAADRIVADPPEEAVVRFDDVVWRSPLPRPPQIRDFGGFMDHFRNARARMEGVPVERVELPPIQQERPLYYVANRLAVAGHEAEVRWPLYSSVIDYELEFACVLGRGGMDITREAAGSHIFGYTIFNDFTARDTQREEISTGLGLSKSKDFADANVLGPWIVTADELGDPYQLQMTARINGVEVSRGTSADMDHTFADMIAFTSTSTRLYPGEVLCSGTVPTGCGVEHGRFLQPGDTVELEVSGIGVLRNKVITT; this comes from the coding sequence ATGAAACTGGCCACTGTCATCCATGACACGGGCGAGCACCCTGCGGCGGTACTCGAAGAAGAGCGCCGCGTCATCCTGCTCGACCGCGCAGCCCGCATCCTGTCACCCGAGCCCGATCCGACGCTGCAGTCAGTGCTGGCGATCATTGAGGGAGGAGCCGCGGCCCGCGCCGCGGCCGACCGTATCGTCGCCGATCCGCCGGAGGAAGCCGTCGTGCGGTTCGACGACGTGGTGTGGCGGTCCCCGCTGCCCCGCCCCCCGCAGATACGGGACTTCGGCGGTTTCATGGACCATTTCCGCAATGCTCGCGCACGTATGGAGGGCGTACCGGTTGAGCGCGTCGAACTGCCGCCCATTCAACAGGAACGCCCTCTGTACTACGTCGCCAACCGACTGGCGGTAGCCGGACACGAAGCCGAGGTGCGCTGGCCGCTCTACTCCTCAGTGATCGACTACGAACTGGAGTTCGCCTGCGTGCTCGGCCGCGGAGGCATGGACATCACCCGTGAAGCGGCGGGGTCCCACATCTTCGGCTACACCATCTTCAACGACTTCACCGCCCGCGACACCCAACGGGAGGAGATCTCCACCGGTCTCGGGCTGAGCAAGAGCAAGGACTTCGCCGACGCGAACGTCCTGGGCCCGTGGATCGTCACCGCTGACGAACTGGGTGACCCGTATCAGCTTCAGATGACCGCGCGGATCAACGGCGTCGAAGTCAGCCGCGGCACCAGCGCGGACATGGACCACACCTTCGCCGACATGATCGCCTTCACCTCCACCAGCACTCGGCTGTATCCGGGCGAGGTGCTGTGCTCCGGCACCGTACCCACCGGCTGCGGCGTGGAGCACGGCAGGTTCCTCCAGCCGGGCGACACCGTCGAACTGGAAGTGTCCGGCATAGGCGTCCTGCGCAACAAGGTCATCACGACATGA